From Prevotella melaninogenica, the proteins below share one genomic window:
- a CDS encoding TolC family protein, whose amino-acid sequence MKKIMISLALIMLSSVSRAQTLEECQQAAEKNYPLIKQYGLIAKTTQLTVKNIQKGWLPQLTASAQATYQSAVTAWPESMQTMYQQMGLNMRGLRKDQYKIGVDLQQTIYDGGAISSQRNIAQQEGKVQEVQTETNLYQVRRRVNEMYFSLLLLNEQIQLNEDVKALLQSSEKKLSAMVKGGTAATSDLDNVRAERLSVEQQNENLKQQKLMLQRMLSVFCGFEVNNTQKPKPIQIASLVNKRPEMRLYNSQLELTEAKEKALDTQLRPKLGLFAQGFYGYPGLNMFEDMMNRKWSLNGIVGVKLSWNVSALYTHKNDKARLNAQQEMIENAREVFLFNNKLEEIQQSENINRYQTMMKSDDEIIVLRTNVRKAAESKLTHGIIDVISLLREINNENAAKTQQTIHEIDMLKEMYNLKYTNNE is encoded by the coding sequence ATGAAGAAAATAATGATAAGCCTTGCCTTAATAATGCTATCTTCCGTTAGTCGAGCACAAACATTGGAAGAGTGTCAGCAGGCAGCAGAGAAGAATTATCCTCTTATCAAGCAGTATGGATTGATTGCTAAGACAACGCAACTGACGGTTAAGAACATTCAGAAAGGGTGGCTTCCACAACTCACGGCATCAGCGCAAGCAACCTACCAGAGTGCTGTTACGGCTTGGCCAGAGAGCATGCAGACTATGTATCAGCAGATGGGACTCAATATGAGAGGACTGCGTAAGGATCAATATAAGATTGGTGTTGACCTCCAGCAGACAATCTACGATGGCGGTGCTATTAGCAGTCAACGCAACATTGCACAGCAAGAGGGAAAAGTACAGGAGGTACAGACGGAGACAAATCTATATCAGGTGCGTCGACGTGTCAATGAAATGTATTTCTCATTGCTGTTACTGAACGAACAAATCCAACTCAATGAGGATGTAAAAGCCCTGTTACAGTCAAGTGAGAAAAAGCTTTCTGCCATGGTAAAAGGCGGTACGGCTGCTACAAGCGACCTCGACAATGTGCGAGCAGAACGACTCAGCGTAGAGCAACAGAATGAGAATCTAAAGCAACAAAAGCTAATGCTACAGCGTATGTTAAGCGTATTCTGTGGTTTCGAGGTGAACAATACACAGAAGCCTAAGCCTATCCAGATAGCTTCGTTAGTAAATAAACGTCCTGAGATGCGCCTATACAATAGTCAATTAGAACTTACTGAAGCTAAGGAGAAGGCCTTAGACACACAGCTACGACCCAAGTTAGGACTTTTTGCACAAGGCTTTTACGGCTATCCTGGACTGAATATGTTTGAGGATATGATGAATCGCAAGTGGAGTCTTAATGGTATTGTTGGTGTCAAATTGTCATGGAATGTAAGTGCACTCTACACGCATAAGAACGACAAAGCAAGGCTAAACGCCCAACAAGAAATGATAGAGAATGCTCGGGAAGTATTTCTTTTCAACAATAAACTGGAGGAGATACAGCAATCGGAGAATATCAATCGTTATCAAACAATGATGAAAAGCGACGATGAAATCATCGTATTGCGCACGAATGTACGTAAGGCAGCAGAATCAAAACTTACTCACGGAATCATAGACGTCATTAGCTTGCTGCGAGAGATAAACAATGAGAATGCAGCTAAGACACAACAGACCATCCACGAGATTGATATGCTCAAAGAGATGTATAACTTGAAATATACAAACAACGAATAA
- a CDS encoding helix-turn-helix domain-containing protein, which translates to MSTTKVINHLSVDNLNLNEVLSQQDKFFVNDDLVLILNGSVQRIPVFSKEEIYQMVEPRFILLLEGSAEVCINLQDYHIEKGNVMLSPADTIVEVNKISDDARVMAVVFRDSVEMSDEVVYKTSPAEFDRLLRMYYLLWDVVHLAPYRRKTVQYLSKTIVADVQELNEVVAQNVQNEGSTRTQELFLQFKRLIKQHCMQERSIPYYASQLHVTPHHLSATIKKASGQSVMSWINRATIQEAKLLLKTNGMMAYEVANRMNFPSASAFSKFFKRETGLTPRAYQETTYK; encoded by the coding sequence ATGAGTACTACGAAAGTTATAAACCATCTTTCGGTAGATAATCTGAATTTAAATGAAGTTCTTAGCCAGCAGGATAAGTTCTTTGTCAACGACGATTTGGTTCTTATCCTTAATGGAAGTGTACAGCGGATTCCTGTTTTTAGTAAAGAAGAAATCTACCAGATGGTAGAGCCGCGTTTCATTCTTTTGTTGGAAGGTAGTGCAGAGGTCTGTATCAATCTGCAGGATTATCATATTGAAAAAGGAAATGTTATGTTGAGTCCTGCCGATACAATCGTTGAAGTTAATAAGATTTCTGACGATGCTCGTGTGATGGCTGTTGTGTTTAGGGATAGTGTTGAGATGTCTGATGAGGTGGTATACAAAACCTCTCCTGCAGAATTTGACAGATTACTGAGGATGTACTATCTTTTATGGGATGTTGTACACCTTGCTCCTTATCGTCGAAAAACCGTACAATATTTGTCTAAAACGATTGTTGCAGATGTGCAAGAACTAAACGAGGTGGTGGCACAAAACGTTCAGAATGAAGGCTCTACGCGTACTCAGGAACTCTTTCTTCAATTCAAACGGCTGATAAAACAGCATTGTATGCAGGAACGCTCAATTCCTTATTATGCCTCTCAACTGCATGTAACGCCACATCATCTTTCTGCGACGATAAAGAAGGCAAGTGGGCAGAGTGTGATGTCTTGGATAAATCGAGCCACCATACAAGAGGCAAAGCTACTGCTGAAAACTAACGGAATGATGGCTTATGAAGTTGCAAATCGCATGAATTTCCCCAGTGCTTCTGCTTTTTCTAAGTTTTTTAAACGCGAAACAGGCTTGACACCTCGTGCTTATCAGGAAACAACCTATAAATAA
- a CDS encoding PG1828 family lipoprotein, whose product MKKLVLMFVAIAAISFASCGNNSKPAANADSTADSTADSAMVDSANADSVAADSVAADSVK is encoded by the coding sequence ATGAAGAAATTAGTTTTAATGTTCGTAGCTATCGCAGCTATCTCTTTCGCATCTTGTGGTAACAACTCTAAGCCAGCTGCTAACGCTGACTCAACTGCTGACTCAACTGCAGATTCTGCAATGGTTGATAGCGCTAACGCTGATTCTGTTGCTGCTGATTCAGTTGCTGCTGACTCTGTTAAGTAA
- the mtaB gene encoding tRNA (N(6)-L-threonylcarbamoyladenosine(37)-C(2))-methylthiotransferase MtaB → MIDTAAFQGKTAKFYTLGCKLNFSETSTFARTLYNMGVREAKKTEQADICLINTCSVTEVADHKCRQIIHRMVRQNPGAFVIVTGCYAQLESATVAKIEGVDLVLGSNEKADLVQYLSDAWNKVDTAKEETSEGEYHSVKTKDIKSFQASCSRGNRTRYFLKVQDGCNYFCTYCTIPFARGFSRNPTIQSLVAQAEEAAREGGKEIVLTGVNIGDFGKTTGESFLDLVKALDKVEGIQRFRISSLEPDLIDDELIAYCAESRAFMPHFHIPLQSGSDEVLELMHRRYDTALFARKIKLIKEKMPDAFIGVDVMVGSRGERPEYFEDCYNFLDSLPVTQLHVFPYSERPGTAALSIPYVVDDREKKHRAHKLLKLSDEKTRAFYAAHIGQEADVLFEKAARGKAMHGFTDNYIRVELSPDQAKEEYDNQILRVRLGEFNFDQSSLKAELL, encoded by the coding sequence ATGATAGATACAGCAGCATTTCAAGGCAAGACAGCCAAGTTCTATACGTTGGGTTGTAAGCTCAACTTCTCAGAGACAAGTACCTTCGCGCGTACCTTATATAATATGGGCGTGCGTGAAGCGAAGAAGACTGAGCAGGCAGACATATGTCTGATTAATACCTGTTCGGTTACTGAGGTTGCTGACCATAAGTGCCGTCAGATCATCCATCGTATGGTGCGCCAGAACCCTGGTGCTTTCGTAATCGTGACAGGTTGTTATGCACAGCTTGAGAGTGCAACTGTGGCTAAGATAGAAGGTGTTGACCTTGTATTGGGTAGTAATGAGAAGGCCGACCTCGTACAGTATCTTAGTGATGCATGGAACAAGGTTGATACAGCTAAAGAAGAAACGTCAGAGGGAGAGTATCACTCTGTAAAGACGAAGGATATTAAAAGTTTCCAAGCAAGTTGCTCACGTGGTAATCGTACACGCTACTTCCTAAAGGTGCAAGACGGATGTAATTACTTCTGTACTTATTGCACGATTCCTTTTGCGCGTGGATTCTCACGTAACCCGACTATTCAGTCGCTTGTTGCGCAGGCAGAAGAGGCTGCAAGAGAGGGTGGAAAGGAGATTGTGTTGACGGGTGTTAATATAGGTGACTTCGGTAAGACCACAGGTGAGAGTTTCTTAGACCTCGTAAAAGCATTAGATAAGGTAGAGGGAATACAGCGTTTCCGTATTAGTTCGCTGGAACCCGACTTGATAGATGATGAGTTGATAGCGTATTGTGCAGAATCACGAGCGTTTATGCCACATTTCCACATTCCACTTCAGAGTGGTTCTGACGAGGTGTTGGAGTTGATGCACCGTCGTTATGATACAGCACTCTTCGCTCGTAAGATAAAACTTATTAAGGAAAAGATGCCCGATGCATTTATCGGTGTGGATGTGATGGTAGGTTCTCGTGGCGAGCGACCAGAGTATTTTGAGGATTGTTATAACTTCCTCGACTCCCTTCCAGTCACCCAACTCCATGTCTTCCCTTATTCAGAACGTCCAGGAACAGCGGCATTGTCAATCCCTTATGTGGTAGATGACCGTGAGAAGAAGCACCGTGCGCATAAGCTATTGAAGCTCTCTGATGAGAAGACACGTGCCTTCTATGCAGCGCATATAGGGCAAGAAGCAGACGTCCTCTTTGAGAAAGCGGCACGCGGAAAGGCTATGCACGGCTTTACAGATAACTATATTCGTGTGGAACTGTCGCCTGATCAGGCAAAGGAAGAATATGACAACCAGATTCTCCGAGTACGATTGGGAGAGTTTAATTTCGATCAAAGTTCATTAAAGGCAGAACTCTTATGA
- a CDS encoding glycosyltransferase family 2 protein, translating into MKVAIVILNWNGRSMMEQYLPSVLNYSRDEAEVIIADNASTDDSVAWLKETYPHVRVIELAENYGFAEGYNRALKQVDSEYYVLLNSDVEVTHHWLTPLIEEMDAHEDIAACQPKLLSAANPDAFEYAGASGGFIDRYGYPFCRGRIFDTVEDDNGQYDNSEEILWATGACLMIRAIDYWAAGGLDGRFFAHNEEIDLCWRLHQMGKRIFCFPESYVYHVGGGTLPKSNPRKTFLNFRNNLTMLWKNLPEDELKHVMRVRWFLDYLAAFQTLILNHNWSEFKAIFSARRAFKKWRHEFERLPIRLDGAVKHRKNLPSCTNDGRKKYALLWQYYVKGRKVFSSLTE; encoded by the coding sequence ATGAAAGTAGCGATAGTCATATTGAACTGGAATGGACGAAGCATGATGGAGCAATATCTCCCTTCTGTGCTGAATTATTCACGAGATGAGGCAGAGGTTATCATCGCCGACAATGCTTCAACAGATGACTCTGTCGCTTGGTTGAAAGAAACTTATCCACATGTTCGGGTGATAGAATTAGCTGAGAACTACGGCTTTGCAGAAGGCTATAATCGTGCGCTAAAGCAGGTAGACAGCGAATATTACGTGTTATTAAACAGTGATGTTGAGGTGACGCACCACTGGCTTACGCCCCTCATCGAGGAGATGGACGCCCATGAGGACATAGCAGCTTGCCAGCCAAAACTGCTCTCCGCTGCCAATCCTGATGCTTTTGAGTATGCCGGTGCATCGGGAGGTTTCATCGATCGTTATGGCTATCCGTTCTGCCGTGGACGCATCTTTGACACGGTAGAGGATGATAATGGGCAGTATGATAACAGTGAAGAGATACTTTGGGCAACAGGAGCTTGCTTGATGATACGTGCCATAGACTATTGGGCTGCAGGTGGATTAGACGGCAGATTCTTTGCTCATAATGAAGAAATCGACCTCTGTTGGCGTCTGCATCAGATGGGTAAGCGCATCTTCTGTTTCCCTGAAAGCTATGTTTATCACGTTGGAGGCGGCACATTGCCTAAGTCAAATCCACGTAAAACCTTCCTGAACTTCCGTAATAACTTGACCATGTTATGGAAGAACTTACCAGAAGATGAGTTGAAACATGTCATGCGCGTAAGATGGTTTTTAGACTATTTAGCTGCGTTTCAAACGCTGATTCTGAATCATAATTGGAGTGAATTTAAGGCAATCTTCTCAGCACGTAGGGCCTTTAAAAAGTGGCGACATGAGTTTGAGAGATTACCTATTCGTCTTGATGGAGCGGTAAAACATCGAAAAAACCTCCCTTCTTGTACGAATGATGGGCGTAAGAAATATGCCCTTCTTTGGCAATACTACGTGAAGGGTCGTAAGGTGTTTAGCTCCTTAACTGAATGA
- a CDS encoding carboxypeptidase-like regulatory domain-containing protein, with translation MDKGRAICKVLKDVRQKIANENGISYHPEECHHKGECTGTCPGCEKEIRYLEEQLNNKQHSGLGLKVAGIAAGVCVTVLPVAAMVQTESKISPDFKAKTIKNDSIRAVDLTNGNPDAVLLRGKVFDTKTKEPIIGAVVESMDTKKGAVTDVEGEYAVKTLLTDILEVRGIGYYKMNVTVKELLDKKNNDIYITEDSAMMNEIVVLGGCDKMFGKHKTKKGPKSHKEKKCNKK, from the coding sequence ATGGACAAGGGTAGAGCTATTTGTAAGGTCTTGAAGGATGTCCGTCAGAAGATTGCAAATGAGAACGGAATAAGCTATCATCCTGAGGAGTGCCACCATAAGGGCGAATGTACAGGTACGTGTCCTGGCTGTGAGAAAGAAATCCGTTACCTTGAAGAACAACTGAATAACAAGCAGCATAGCGGTTTAGGCTTGAAGGTGGCTGGTATCGCTGCTGGCGTCTGTGTGACTGTATTGCCAGTGGCTGCTATGGTACAAACAGAGAGTAAGATTAGTCCTGACTTTAAGGCTAAGACGATAAAGAATGATTCTATAAGAGCGGTAGACCTGACCAATGGTAATCCTGATGCTGTGCTATTACGTGGGAAGGTGTTCGATACAAAGACAAAGGAGCCTATTATTGGAGCCGTTGTTGAGTCGATGGACACAAAAAAAGGAGCTGTTACCGATGTTGAGGGCGAGTATGCAGTGAAAACTCTGCTAACTGATATACTGGAGGTGAGAGGTATTGGTTATTATAAAATGAATGTGACAGTTAAAGAACTCTTAGATAAAAAGAATAATGATATTTATATCACTGAGGACTCGGCGATGATGAATGAAATTGTAGTCTTGGGTGGATGCGATAAAATGTTCGGGAAGCATAAGACGAAGAAAGGACCAAAGTCGCATAAGGAAAAGAAGTGTAATAAGAAATAA
- a CDS encoding carboxypeptidase-like regulatory domain-containing protein: MAKGKSTCKLLKDIRQQIADANGISYQPKECQHKGDCAGTCPACEEEIRYFERELKARKGNGFGMKVAGIAAGICATVMPMTAAAQGVKPDSTANRPVNTAKKCDVKVVDLSDGCASPVVVRGMVIGSDDKEPVIGASVVIDGTNKGVATNVDGQFALKLPPDTSLVISLIGYENQKVYVSSLLHSDNNVIVLEEDRDAMLDGIVTIATLPTCKDENKGNKDDVSGRRTDKPKSHKEKNKKKCK, translated from the coding sequence ATGGCAAAAGGGAAGAGTACTTGTAAGCTACTAAAGGATATTCGGCAGCAGATAGCGGATGCCAATGGTATCAGCTATCAACCTAAGGAGTGTCAGCACAAGGGGGATTGTGCAGGTACTTGTCCAGCTTGTGAGGAGGAGATACGTTATTTTGAACGTGAGTTAAAAGCACGTAAGGGTAATGGCTTCGGTATGAAGGTGGCTGGTATTGCTGCTGGTATCTGCGCTACGGTAATGCCGATGACTGCTGCTGCGCAAGGTGTTAAGCCTGATAGTACGGCTAATCGTCCTGTAAATACAGCTAAGAAATGTGATGTAAAGGTAGTAGACCTTTCTGATGGTTGTGCATCACCTGTGGTTGTACGTGGAATGGTCATTGGCAGTGATGATAAAGAACCAGTGATAGGTGCTTCTGTTGTAATAGATGGAACAAACAAGGGCGTTGCAACAAATGTAGATGGACAGTTTGCTTTGAAGTTACCACCAGACACTTCGTTGGTTATTTCTTTAATAGGATACGAGAATCAAAAGGTTTATGTAAGTTCGCTTTTGCATTCTGATAATAATGTTATAGTGCTTGAGGAAGATAGAGATGCAATGTTAGATGGCATTGTAACAATAGCTACACTACCTACTTGTAAAGATGAAAATAAAGGTAATAAAGATGACGTGAGTGGTCGTAGAACTGATAAGCCTAAGTCGCATAAGGAGAAGAATAAAAAGAAGTGTAAGTAA
- a CDS encoding carboxypeptidase-like regulatory domain-containing protein — MVKGKSTCKLLKDIRQQIADANGISYQPKECHHKGDCAGTCPACEEEIRYLERELKARKGNGFGMKVAGIAAGICATVIPMTTAAQGVKPDSTANRSVHTAKKDSVKVVDLSEGCASPVVVRGMVIGGDDKEPLIGAFILIEGTNKGVATNIDGLFALKLPPDTSLVVSFIGYKQKTVSVSSLLRSDNNVIVLEAYDVSVIVGGIGSVSPNYDDVYGHRTYKPKSHKEKNKKKCK, encoded by the coding sequence ATGGTAAAAGGGAAGAGTACTTGTAAGCTATTGAAGGATATTCGGCAGCAGATAGCGGATGCCAATGGTATCAGCTATCAGCCTAAAGAGTGTCACCACAAGGGGGATTGTGCAGGTACTTGTCCTGCTTGTGAGGAAGAAATACGTTATCTTGAACGTGAGTTAAAGGCACGTAAGGGTAATGGCTTCGGTATGAAGGTGGCTGGTATTGCTGCAGGTATCTGCGCTACGGTTATACCGATGACTACTGCTGCGCAAGGTGTTAAGCCTGATAGTACGGCTAATCGTTCTGTACATACAGCTAAGAAAGATTCTGTAAAGGTAGTAGACCTTTCTGAAGGTTGTGCATCACCTGTGGTTGTACGTGGAATGGTAATAGGCGGTGATGATAAGGAACCTTTGATAGGAGCTTTTATCTTAATAGAGGGAACGAACAAGGGTGTGGCAACAAATATAGATGGTTTGTTTGCTTTGAAGTTACCACCAGATACTTCATTGGTAGTCTCATTCATTGGTTATAAGCAGAAAACGGTTAGTGTAAGTTCTCTTTTGCGTTCTGATAATAATGTTATTGTACTGGAAGCCTATGATGTGTCGGTGATAGTAGGAGGAATTGGATCTGTTTCACCAAACTACGATGATGTGTATGGTCATAGGACTTATAAGCCGAAGTCGCATAAGGAGAAGAATAAAAAGAAGTGTAAGTAA
- a CDS encoding radical SAM protein produces the protein MQSEVTAPFIAINRHRLTTDGEGVTTLVAFHGCPLHCQYCLNLQCLQADGVWCRLTPGELYSEVEIDDLYFMATGGGICFGGGEPLLRSDFIKAFAEIMNPEWKLTIETSLNVPLENVKAIASLVQMWYVDIKDMNPNIYKAYGCKENKQVISNLQWLAANGYADKVIIRLPLIPEYNTDEDRQRSQQQLEEMGFTNFDKFNYIVR, from the coding sequence ATGCAATCAGAAGTAACAGCACCGTTTATTGCCATTAATCGGCACAGGCTCACCACTGATGGGGAAGGCGTAACAACATTGGTTGCCTTTCATGGTTGTCCGCTTCATTGCCAGTACTGCTTAAATCTGCAGTGCTTGCAGGCTGATGGTGTATGGTGCAGGCTGACGCCCGGTGAGTTGTATAGTGAGGTGGAGATAGACGACCTTTACTTTATGGCAACGGGTGGCGGTATCTGTTTTGGCGGAGGTGAACCCCTTTTACGTTCAGACTTCATTAAAGCCTTTGCCGAGATAATGAATCCTGAATGGAAGTTGACAATAGAGACATCGCTTAACGTACCGCTTGAGAATGTCAAAGCTATTGCCTCGTTGGTGCAGATGTGGTATGTAGATATTAAGGATATGAACCCTAATATCTACAAAGCATATGGATGTAAAGAGAATAAGCAGGTAATCAGTAATCTTCAATGGTTAGCAGCGAATGGATATGCTGATAAGGTAATCATCCGTCTACCCTTGATACCTGAATATAACACAGATGAAGACCGCCAGCGAAGCCAACAACAGTTGGAAGAGATGGGCTTTACAAACTTTGATAAGTTTAATTATATTGTGCGGTAG